The following coding sequences lie in one Psychrobacter arenosus genomic window:
- a CDS encoding TA system antitoxin ParD family protein, whose translation MATTSIRLEKALVDKATVISQTYHRTTPKQIMHWATIGQIMEEHPELSYDFVRQLLTAQFEIEAGMVEPYEFGE comes from the coding sequence ATGGCGACTACTAGTATCCGCTTAGAGAAAGCGTTGGTCGATAAAGCGACCGTTATTTCTCAAACCTATCACCGTACTACTCCCAAACAAATCATGCATTGGGCCACTATAGGCCAAATTATGGAAGAGCACCCCGAACTGTCTTATGACTTCGTCCGGCAGCTGCTCACCGCACAGTTTGAAATAGAGGCGGGCATGGTCGAACCGTATGAGTTTGGAGAGTAG
- the prpF gene encoding 2-methylaconitate cis-trans isomerase PrpF — MSSSANPAARPAPQISVSATYMRGGTSKGTFFKLSDLPERCQVPGAARDNFLLRVIGSPDPYGKQIDGLGNGSSSTSKTVILSKAKQADHDVNYLFGQVNIAKPMIDWAGNCGNLTAAVGACAINMGLIDDSRIPDNGICEVRIWQENIGKTIIAHVPVYTDEQGNIQVQETGDFELDGVTFPAAEVKIEFIDPVDGDSSMFPTNNLVDDFTITDSEGNSQTFEATFITAGIPTIFMKAEDLGFDGTELQGTINGHSELQQKLESIRAQGGVAMGLFKDVSEAEKSQHIPKIAWVAPAATYTASSGKTVAGEDIDLVVRAMSMGQLHHAMMGTAAVAIAAAATTQGTLVNQAAGGGDLSEVRFGHPSGTLLVGGKTENNDGRWQAKKVSMSRSARRIMVGEVFVPADCF, encoded by the coding sequence ATGAGCTCATCTGCTAACCCTGCTGCCCGCCCTGCCCCGCAAATTTCCGTATCGGCTACCTACATGCGTGGGGGTACCTCAAAAGGTACGTTTTTTAAGTTGTCTGACTTGCCTGAGCGTTGCCAAGTCCCAGGTGCGGCTCGTGATAATTTCCTATTGCGCGTCATTGGCAGCCCCGATCCTTATGGCAAGCAAATTGATGGCTTAGGCAACGGCAGCTCATCGACTTCCAAGACCGTTATCCTGTCGAAAGCCAAGCAAGCGGACCACGATGTGAACTATCTGTTCGGTCAGGTCAATATTGCTAAGCCGATGATTGATTGGGCGGGCAACTGCGGTAACTTAACCGCTGCAGTAGGCGCGTGTGCCATTAATATGGGCCTTATTGATGACAGTCGCATTCCGGACAACGGTATTTGTGAAGTGCGCATTTGGCAGGAGAATATTGGCAAGACCATCATCGCTCATGTGCCGGTTTATACTGACGAGCAAGGCAATATTCAGGTACAAGAGACTGGTGATTTTGAGCTAGACGGCGTCACTTTCCCGGCAGCAGAAGTCAAAATTGAGTTTATCGATCCGGTCGATGGTGACAGCAGCATGTTCCCTACGAACAATCTGGTCGACGACTTTACGATTACCGATAGCGAAGGCAATAGCCAAACTTTTGAAGCGACTTTTATCACCGCCGGTATTCCGACTATCTTTATGAAAGCTGAAGACTTAGGTTTTGACGGTACTGAGCTGCAAGGCACTATTAACGGTCATAGCGAGCTGCAACAAAAGCTAGAGAGCATCCGCGCGCAAGGTGGTGTCGCAATGGGTCTGTTTAAAGACGTTAGCGAAGCGGAAAAGAGCCAGCACATTCCTAAAATTGCTTGGGTCGCGCCAGCCGCTACTTACACTGCCTCTAGCGGCAAAACAGTCGCTGGCGAAGACATTGACCTGGTCGTCCGCGCTATGAGTATGGGCCAATTGCACCATGCCATGATGGGTACTGCTGCTGTCGCCATTGCTGCTGCTGCCACCACTCAAGGTACTTTAGTCAACCAAGCTGCCGGTGGTGGGGATTTATCCGAAGTGCGCTTTGGTCATCCGTCAGGCACCCTATTGGTAGGTGGTAAAACAGAAAATAACGATGGTCGCTGGCAGGCCAAAAAAGTCTCTATGAGCCGCTCAGCACGTCGTATTATGGTGGGTGAAGTGTTTGTACCTGCAGATTGCTTTTAA
- a CDS encoding ABC transporter ATP-binding protein encodes MPKPSKPALNKPTSDQPTDKPAAAQTVVGLTKTPFNQPPSNKVERGELLWNILKKLAAFAKPYRLLIIGTLTLTVLGSFTSQVNAFVLRYTVDRLTEIATLANPWQAGIQMLTIISVVLLVKEIISAGLSFGQRFFGEKIRINLSRDLSQRVVERILTYRMAFYTSSENDSGKLQTRIDLGVSSLTRLVQNLFIDMLPLFANAIVALVIMFTANFWVGMVGLIIVPIYFFISQKQAMRLRGFRRQMRDFREKKSGLIISLINSISVVKSFVREPIESDKHFDLQKEMTDNQLKTRSIAFIYDAVKTFIEQIGVVAIILLTSYFVLKGEMTIGMIMFHVLLFQNVAAPIRQLHRIYDEINNALTYAEGFFDILEDDEQVEKVGGISSTHVKGNIELKHVDFIYPNGTQALRDVSFSIKPNRITALVGLSGAGKSTIINLLVKFYEPTGGQICLDGHDLVDYDTQELREQVGLVLQKNHIFGGTISENIRYGNMAASLDDIIVAAKKASIHEQILELPQGYDSDAKSLSGGQQQRIALARMFLKDPPIVFLDEPTASLDAIASQQIKHSLDLIKKDRTVIIVSHSIAQIIDADDLVVIEHGRVVETGTHEELYEQRGKYYEIFTAMSDSLNLDKIRDTLSS; translated from the coding sequence ATGCCAAAACCCTCGAAACCGGCTTTAAATAAGCCTACCTCCGATCAACCTACAGACAAGCCTGCTGCCGCGCAAACGGTCGTGGGTTTGACTAAAACGCCTTTTAATCAACCGCCAAGCAATAAAGTGGAGCGCGGTGAGCTGCTGTGGAATATCCTCAAAAAGCTAGCTGCGTTTGCCAAACCATACCGCTTGCTCATTATAGGCACGTTGACGCTAACTGTGCTGGGATCGTTTACCTCGCAGGTTAACGCCTTTGTCCTACGCTATACCGTCGACCGCTTGACCGAGATTGCTACCCTAGCGAACCCTTGGCAGGCGGGCATCCAAATGTTGACTATCATTAGCGTGGTGTTGTTGGTTAAAGAAATTATCTCAGCAGGGCTGTCTTTCGGTCAGCGTTTCTTTGGTGAAAAAATACGTATTAACCTCTCGCGCGATTTGTCCCAACGCGTGGTTGAGCGTATCTTGACCTACCGCATGGCGTTCTACACCAGTAGCGAAAATGATAGCGGCAAGTTGCAGACCCGTATCGATTTAGGGGTTAGCAGCTTGACTCGGTTGGTACAAAACCTGTTTATCGATATGCTGCCGTTGTTTGCCAATGCTATCGTCGCGCTAGTGATTATGTTTACCGCCAACTTTTGGGTGGGCATGGTCGGTCTTATCATTGTGCCGATTTATTTCTTTATTAGTCAAAAGCAGGCTATGCGACTGCGTGGCTTCCGTCGGCAAATGCGCGACTTTCGCGAGAAAAAAAGCGGTCTGATTATCTCGCTGATTAATTCGATTAGCGTCGTCAAATCTTTTGTGCGTGAGCCCATTGAGTCCGATAAGCACTTTGATTTACAAAAAGAGATGACCGACAACCAACTCAAAACCCGCAGCATTGCTTTTATCTATGATGCGGTAAAGACCTTTATCGAGCAAATTGGGGTCGTCGCTATCATTCTACTGACCTCATACTTTGTACTCAAAGGTGAGATGACCATCGGCATGATTATGTTTCATGTCCTACTGTTCCAAAACGTCGCCGCGCCTATCCGCCAATTGCACCGCATCTACGATGAAATTAATAATGCCCTGACTTACGCTGAAGGCTTCTTTGATATCTTAGAAGACGATGAGCAAGTTGAAAAAGTGGGCGGCATCAGCAGTACTCACGTTAAAGGCAACATCGAGCTCAAACATGTCGATTTTATTTATCCTAATGGCACCCAGGCCTTACGCGATGTCAGCTTTAGCATTAAACCCAACCGTATTACGGCATTGGTGGGGTTAAGCGGTGCGGGTAAAAGTACCATTATTAACCTACTGGTGAAGTTTTATGAGCCAACAGGCGGTCAAATTTGCTTAGATGGTCACGACCTGGTGGATTATGATACGCAGGAGCTGCGTGAGCAAGTGGGCCTAGTACTGCAAAAAAACCATATCTTTGGCGGTACGATTAGCGAAAATATCCGCTACGGTAATATGGCCGCTAGCCTTGATGACATCATTGTTGCCGCTAAGAAAGCGTCGATTCATGAGCAGATATTAGAATTGCCTCAAGGTTACGATAGCGATGCCAAGTCTCTATCGGGGGGTCAGCAGCAGCGTATTGCCTTAGCACGGATGTTCTTAAAGGATCCGCCGATTGTCTTTTTGGATGAGCCGACAGCCAGTCTTGACGCGATTGCTAGCCAGCAGATTAAGCACAGCTTGGATTTGATTAAAAAAGACCGCACCGTGATTATCGTCTCGCACAGTATTGCGCAGATTATCGATGCCGATGATTTGGTTGTCATTGAGCATGGCCGAGTGGTTGAGACTGGGACGCACGAAGAACTCTACGAGCAGCGCGGCAAATACTATGAAATCTTTACCGCGATGTCAGACAGTCTGAATCTGGATAAGATTAGAGACACTTTAAGCAGCTAA
- a CDS encoding GNAT family N-acetyltransferase, with product MTCEFSIKTFDDLTSVDLYHILKARSQVFVVEQNCAYQDMDDVDFDCLHLVAHQNAVLVGYCRIIPPEFNKVKPKTAESKALGPMPSIGRVLIMPEHRGDGLAREIMLQAIKYCRKKYGKKPIIISAQTYLLSFYESLGFVPDGEVYLEDNIEHVTMIQQVAKKKKVAAQLTEAPTVNKILYTLLILLTTLFIAGLLYLAI from the coding sequence ATGACCTGTGAATTTTCCATAAAAACCTTTGACGACCTAACCTCAGTAGATCTTTACCACATCCTGAAAGCACGCTCCCAAGTCTTTGTTGTTGAGCAAAATTGTGCTTATCAAGATATGGATGACGTCGATTTTGACTGTCTGCATTTAGTGGCACATCAGAATGCGGTGCTGGTCGGCTACTGCCGTATTATTCCGCCCGAGTTTAACAAGGTAAAACCTAAGACCGCAGAATCTAAAGCGCTTGGCCCCATGCCGTCTATTGGTCGAGTATTAATCATGCCTGAGCATCGCGGTGATGGGCTGGCGCGCGAAATCATGCTGCAGGCTATCAAATACTGCCGTAAGAAGTATGGCAAAAAGCCGATTATCATCTCTGCGCAAACCTACCTGCTTAGCTTCTATGAGTCTTTAGGTTTTGTCCCTGATGGTGAGGTTTACCTTGAGGATAATATCGAGCATGTCACTATGATTCAGCAAGTGGCGAAGAAAAAGAAAGTCGCTGCTCAGCTTACTGAAGCTCCTACGGTAAACAAAATTCTCTATACCCTCCTGATTCTGTTGACCACTTTATTTATTGCTGGCTTATTATACCTGGCGATTTAA
- a CDS encoding bifunctional 2-methylcitrate dehydratase/aconitate hydratase encodes MTTTTNNKQSNASHKPQSNVESNVRPDYDIEIQKIADYVLNFNIDNDSPNADNAWHTARHCLIDTLGCGLLALRFPECTKHLGPDFPGQITPYGARVPGTSHCLDPIKAAFDIGCMVRWLDYNDTWLAAEWGHPSDNLGGILAIADYISQVNISQGRAPLTMKAVLEAMIMAHEIQGVLALENSFNRVGLDHVFLVKLASTAVVAKLQNLPRERIMAAISQALVDGQALRTYRHAPNAGSRKSWAAGDATSRAVRLVDISKRGEMGIPGVLSAPQWGFYDVLFSHTNKDLATKPEGERQFKFQRDFGTYVMENILFKISFPAEFHAQTACEAAVILHPQVEGRVEDIEKIVLTTHESAIRIISKEGTLANPADRDHCLQYMVAVPLLTGDLIAENYEDSYHEQHLSIDELRSKMVVEEDERYTQDYLDPEKRSIANAIQVFFKDGSSTDKVAVEYPIGHKRRREEGIPVLEAKFRANLATRFIESRCEEIFALCSNQQQLENTPVNEFMDLFVVN; translated from the coding sequence ATGACTACGACCACCAATAATAAGCAAAGCAACGCTTCACACAAGCCTCAAAGTAATGTAGAAAGTAATGTCCGTCCCGATTACGATATCGAGATTCAAAAAATTGCCGATTATGTTTTAAACTTTAATATTGATAATGACTCGCCCAACGCGGACAACGCTTGGCATACTGCGCGCCATTGTCTGATAGATACGTTGGGTTGTGGTCTGCTTGCCCTACGTTTCCCAGAATGTACCAAACACCTAGGTCCTGACTTTCCCGGACAGATTACCCCTTATGGCGCTCGCGTACCGGGGACTTCCCATTGCTTAGACCCAATCAAAGCAGCCTTTGATATCGGTTGTATGGTGCGCTGGCTCGACTATAACGACACTTGGCTCGCTGCAGAATGGGGTCACCCCTCTGATAACTTAGGCGGTATCTTAGCGATTGCTGACTATATTAGTCAGGTGAATATCAGCCAAGGTCGCGCTCCACTCACTATGAAAGCGGTGTTAGAGGCCATGATTATGGCGCATGAGATTCAAGGGGTGCTAGCGCTAGAGAATTCTTTTAACCGCGTAGGTCTCGACCATGTGTTTTTGGTGAAGCTAGCGTCTACTGCTGTGGTCGCTAAACTACAAAACCTACCGCGTGAGCGTATCATGGCGGCTATCTCACAAGCCTTGGTCGATGGTCAAGCCTTAAGAACTTATCGTCATGCGCCCAATGCGGGCAGCCGGAAGTCTTGGGCTGCAGGGGATGCGACCAGTCGTGCGGTACGATTGGTCGATATCAGCAAACGTGGTGAGATGGGTATTCCTGGCGTGTTATCCGCACCGCAATGGGGCTTCTACGATGTGCTATTTAGCCATACTAATAAAGACCTAGCGACCAAGCCTGAAGGCGAGCGTCAGTTTAAATTCCAGCGCGATTTTGGCACCTATGTGATGGAAAACATTTTATTTAAGATTAGCTTCCCTGCCGAATTCCATGCTCAGACCGCTTGTGAGGCTGCCGTTATTCTGCATCCCCAAGTGGAGGGTCGTGTCGAGGACATCGAGAAAATTGTCTTAACCACTCATGAGTCCGCGATTCGCATTATTTCTAAAGAAGGGACACTCGCCAATCCCGCCGACCGGGATCACTGTCTACAGTATATGGTCGCTGTGCCGTTATTAACCGGTGATTTGATTGCAGAAAACTACGAAGACAGCTACCACGAGCAGCACCTGTCTATCGATGAGCTGCGCAGTAAGATGGTGGTAGAAGAGGATGAACGCTATACTCAAGATTACCTGGACCCAGAAAAGCGCTCGATTGCCAATGCCATCCAAGTGTTCTTTAAAGACGGCAGCAGTACCGATAAAGTCGCAGTGGAATACCCGATTGGTCATAAGCGCCGCCGTGAAGAAGGTATTCCAGTATTAGAAGCGAAGTTCCGCGCTAATTTGGCAACTCGTTTTATCGAAAGTCGTTGTGAGGAAATATTTGCGCTATGTAGCAATCAACAGCAGTTAGAGAATACGCCCGTGAATGAGTTTATGGACTTATTTGTAGTCAACTAA
- a CDS encoding SDR family oxidoreductase: MDNNNSTHNFLIIGGTGGIGLAMIQQLLQDNPIATGAGVQIFATYHNREPSLQAENLHWLPMDVTEEASIAATIADIKAQTTQLHWVINAVGLLHTATEGPEKSIRQLEPEYFMQNMKVNALPSLLIAKHIKPLLKPAAATKTATTMTDAPATIYATISARVGSITDNRVGGWYSYRMSKAALNMGMKTLSIEWARTLKQVCVVVLQPGTVDTELSKPFQGNVPEEKLFTAEYSAEKLLSVLADMSAEQTGSFVDWSGAAIPW, encoded by the coding sequence ATGGATAACAATAATTCAACCCATAACTTTCTGATTATTGGCGGTACTGGTGGTATTGGGTTGGCTATGATTCAGCAGCTATTGCAGGATAATCCCATTGCGACAGGGGCAGGCGTGCAAATTTTTGCGACTTATCATAATCGTGAGCCTAGTTTACAAGCCGAGAATCTACACTGGCTGCCTATGGATGTGACGGAGGAAGCCAGTATTGCAGCGACAATTGCTGATATTAAAGCGCAAACGACGCAGCTACATTGGGTGATTAATGCGGTGGGATTATTGCACACTGCGACAGAAGGTCCAGAAAAGAGTATTCGTCAGCTCGAGCCCGAATACTTTATGCAGAATATGAAAGTCAATGCTTTGCCAAGTTTGCTAATTGCTAAGCATATCAAGCCATTACTAAAGCCCGCGGCTGCAACTAAGACTGCAACTACAATGACAGACGCGCCAGCCACTATCTACGCTACCATATCTGCCCGAGTAGGCAGTATCACGGACAATCGCGTGGGCGGCTGGTACAGTTATCGGATGAGTAAAGCCGCCTTAAATATGGGCATGAAGACCTTGTCGATAGAATGGGCGCGTACGCTAAAACAGGTGTGTGTGGTGGTTCTGCAGCCCGGCACTGTGGATACCGAACTGTCTAAACCTTTTCAAGGTAACGTACCGGAAGAGAAGCTATTCACTGCAGAGTATAGTGCAGAAAAACTCCTGTCAGTCCTAGCCGATATGAGCGCTGAACAGACAGGAAGTTTTGTGGATTGGTCGGGGGCAGCTATTCCTTGGTAG
- a CDS encoding nucleobase:cation symporter-2 family protein codes for MQSEHLSTAVTKRPEDENLGLLANIAYGFQHVLTMYGGIIAVPLIVGQAAGLGSAEIGLLIAASLFIGGLATVLQTLGIPFFGCQLPLVQGVSFASVATIVAIVTAGGGLPSVFGAVIAASLIGLLITPIFSKIIRFFPPLVTGAVITTIGLTLMPVAARWAMGGNMKSPDFGSMANIGLAAFTLALVLVFSKLGSAAISRLSILLSMVGGTLLAWMLGMVDFSQVLVGPIFAFPTPFHFGTPEFHLPAIISMFIVVLVILVETSADVLAVGDIIETKVDSRRLGDGLRADMISSVIAPLFGSFTQSAFAQNVGLVAVTGVKSRFVVTFAGIILIILGLMPLMGRVIAAVPTAVLGGAGVVLFGTVAASGIRTLGKVNYQNNMNLIIVATAVGFGMLPIVMPSFYDAFPDWFATIFHSGISSTAIMAIALNLLFNHMKLGNSDQQSVFVAGTEDRSVRPAVIFDLNEGDYFKNGKLFDAEGNEVAVVPLKDRPKPLSDH; via the coding sequence ATGCAGTCAGAACACTTATCCACTGCTGTCACTAAACGACCAGAAGACGAAAATTTAGGATTATTAGCCAATATTGCTTATGGCTTTCAACACGTTTTAACCATGTATGGTGGCATCATTGCCGTACCCTTGATCGTAGGACAAGCTGCCGGGCTCGGTAGCGCCGAAATTGGCTTACTGATAGCGGCATCCTTATTTATCGGGGGCTTAGCCACTGTATTACAAACCCTCGGCATTCCCTTTTTTGGCTGCCAGCTGCCCTTAGTACAGGGTGTATCCTTTGCTAGTGTGGCCACTATTGTAGCTATCGTCACAGCCGGGGGCGGACTGCCTTCAGTATTTGGCGCCGTCATTGCAGCCTCACTTATCGGCTTACTTATTACCCCCATTTTTTCCAAGATTATTCGATTTTTCCCCCCTTTAGTCACCGGCGCCGTCATTACTACCATCGGGTTAACCCTGATGCCTGTAGCCGCGCGTTGGGCGATGGGCGGCAATATGAAGTCGCCCGACTTTGGTAGCATGGCCAACATTGGACTCGCTGCGTTCACCTTAGCTTTAGTGCTAGTATTCAGTAAGTTAGGCAGTGCTGCTATCAGTCGCTTATCTATTTTGCTATCGATGGTAGGAGGGACGCTATTAGCTTGGATGCTCGGCATGGTCGACTTTTCACAAGTCTTAGTCGGCCCCATCTTTGCTTTCCCAACCCCTTTCCATTTTGGTACGCCTGAATTCCATCTGCCTGCCATCATCTCGATGTTTATTGTGGTGCTAGTCATCTTAGTAGAGACCTCAGCAGACGTGCTAGCCGTTGGTGATATCATTGAAACTAAAGTAGATTCACGCCGTCTGGGCGATGGTCTGCGCGCCGATATGATCTCTAGTGTCATCGCACCCTTATTTGGCTCATTTACCCAAAGTGCCTTTGCACAAAACGTAGGCTTGGTCGCTGTAACTGGGGTGAAAAGTCGTTTTGTGGTCACTTTTGCAGGGATTATTCTTATTATTTTAGGCTTGATGCCGTTGATGGGTCGCGTGATTGCTGCGGTACCTACTGCAGTCTTAGGCGGTGCTGGCGTCGTACTGTTCGGTACAGTCGCAGCCAGTGGTATTCGTACCTTAGGTAAGGTAAATTATCAGAACAATATGAACCTGATTATCGTAGCCACCGCTGTTGGTTTTGGTATGCTGCCGATAGTTATGCCATCATTCTATGATGCGTTCCCTGATTGGTTTGCCACGATTTTCCATTCGGGTATTAGCTCAACCGCCATCATGGCTATCGCATTAAACTTATTGTTTAATCATATGAAGTTAGGCAACTCAGATCAGCAGTCAGTATTCGTTGCCGGTACTGAAGACCGTTCGGTACGTCCCGCAGTAATTTTTGACTTAAATGAAGGCGATTACTTTAAAAATGGTAAGTTGTTTGATGCGGAAGGCAATGAAGTTGCGGTCGTACCATTAAAAGATCGTCCCAAGCCGTTAAGCGACCATTAA